AAGTGCAATCCTGGTCTCTCAGGTATCTCTCCACACTCTTGCCACCAATATTGGAGGAGATCTGTAGTTCTTTAGCTGCTCCAACAAAATTGGAACCTCTGTCAGAGCGAATGTGCTTTACAGGACCCCTGATTGCAATAAAACGTCTAAGAGCGTTGATAAAGCTTGAGGTATCCATCTATTCGATGACTTCAATGTGAACAGCTCTGATGGTCATACACGTGAATAAGACTGCCCAGCGTTTGCTGTTTGCTTGGCCTCCTCTAGTTTGACGTGTTGTGACCGACCAGGGTCCAAATACATCCAATCCAACGTTGGTGAAAGGAGGATCCATACTGAGTCTATCAACAGGTAGATTTGCCATCTTCTGTGTCTGTAACATACCACGAAGTTTAAGACACATGACGCATTTGAAGATAATGCTACTCACACGTCTCTTTGCCCCAACTATCCACAATCCAGCAGTATGTAGAGCTCCTTCCGTAAACAGTCTTCCTTGGTGCTTCACTTGGTTGTGATAGTATTGTACAATCAAAGTAGTAACGTGATGATTCCCAGGAATTATCAGAGGGTTTCTTTCCTTGAGCTCGAGACTTGCTTGCTTAAGACGACCTCCGACTCTCAGTAGACCGTCCTCGTCCAGGAATGGGTCAAGCTTTTTTAAAGAGCTACTTTTAGGGATAGACTTATGGTTGGTGATGCAGTCAATCTCTTTGGCAAAGACTTCATGTTGTATGGTgtgaatgatgattttctttgaCTGCTGGAATTCTGTCACAGTGTAAACCTCTTGGCAGTGGTGCCAGCCTTTACACTGCCTAACATCATTACAATTGGTCTCTTTAAAGGCACGAGCTATGTGGGCTAGACAAGTAATGGCTCGTACAAGCGATTTCCAAGTAGAGAATCTTTTAAAGCGATGAGAACCAAGGGAGTCGAATGATGTCACTGTGTGAAGTGCAGACACTTTGGGACGGATCTCAATGTCCGAGTCTTCGTCCACTAGTTCGCATATGTTGTTCTGGTGAACAGCTGAACCTGGATTACGTAAGAATGCAGGACCAGTGAGCCAGGTTGTGTTTTTGAGACGGCTTGCTGCAACAGCTCTTGTAGCATGGTCTGCAGGATTATTGTCGGTAGGCACATAATGCCATTGTTCTGGACAGGTGGATTTCCTAATCCGAAGCACCCTGTTATTGACATAAACATAGAATCGTCTGGATTCATTATAGATATAACCCAAGACCACCTTGCTGTCTGTGTAGAATTCAACCTTTTTAAGATCAATGTCTATCTCAGACGTGATTAGCTCGGCCATCTCgacggccaagactgcagcacaaAGTTCAAGTCTGGGTATAGTGTGTTCAGGTTGTGGTGCGAGTTTTGCCTTGCCCATGATAAACCCAACGTGGTATTGTCCGTTAGTGTCCATGGTTCTGAGATAAGCTACAGCAGATATAGCTTTAACAGAAGCATCGGAAAATACGCAGAGTGTATGGTCTTGGACATCAGTAGATGGCACTGTACTTGTCTCCATTGACGTTTATAAAGATCTTTGGTGCTGAACTCACCAGGAGGAGTACTCACTTTCCCAATCTTCTGGGTAAGGACATCAGTAGATGGCACTGTACTTGTCTCCATTGACGTTTATAAAGATCTTTGGTGCTGAACTCACCAGGAGGAGTACTCACTTTCCCAATCTTCTGGGCGTGAGACATTAAGGCTAGACAGAGCTGTCAGGGAGTTTCTCCATTCTACCCACATATTCTTCTTTTCAGGGGATAATGGAACATCCCAGTCAGTAGTTTCACGGATTAAATCTCTAAGCAAGGCCTTACCTTGGATAGTGACAGGAGCTACAAAACCCAAAGGATCATACAGGCTGTTGATTGCAGACAGGACGCCTCTGCGGGTGAAAGGCTTTTCTTCCTTGCTAACTTGAAAGGTGAAGGTATCAGATTTCAAGTCCCATAGAAGTCCAAGGCTGCGTTGGACAGGTAAAGTATCTGACCCCAGGTCCAAATCTCTTAGGTCATTGGAATGGTCTTCAGTAGGGAAGGCTTCCATAACCTCTTTGCTGTTTGAAGCAATCTTGTGGAGTCTCAAATTGGAACAGGCGAGCATGTCTTGGGCTCTTTTGAGGAGACTGATTGCAGAATCACTGGAAGGTAAAGATTTCAAACAGTCATCTACATAGAAGTCTTTTTCTACAAACTGTCTTGTATCGGACCCATATTCTCTTTCTCCTTCCTGAGCAGAACGTCTGAGTCCGTAAATAGCAACAGCAGGTGAGGGGCTGTTCCCGAAAATGTGTACTCTCATGCGGTACTCTATgacatcttttaaagggtcattgTCTTTAAACCAGAAGAATCTGAGGAAGTTTCTATCCTTCTCTCTAACAAGGAAGCAGTGAAACATCTGTTGGATATCGGCAATCAGACCGACAGAATCCTTGCGGAAACGGAGGAGTACCCCTAGCAGTTTGTTATTTAGGTCAGGGCCAGTCAGGAGTACATCGTTTAAGGAGATGCCTTCATATTTAGCACTAGAGTCAAACACGACTCTGATCTGACCTGGTTTTTTGGGATGATATACTCCGAAAATTGGGAGGTGCCAGcattcttcatgagcttcaaggggtGGTGCAATCTCTGCATGATTGTTCTCAAATATTCTCTGCATGAAAGAAAAGAAGTGTTCTCTCATCTCCGGCCTTCTTTGGAAGTTACGTCTAAGAGAAGAGAAACGTTTAAGTACTTGTACCTTGTTGTTAGGTAGGCGTGGCCTTGGAGTTCTGAAGGGAAGAGGCGCAACCCAACAGTGCTGTCCTTCACAAAATCTTGTTCCATTATTTCCAAGAACAGCTTGTCTTCGATAGATAGTGCCACCTGATTGTCATCTTTTGTCCTTTGGAAGACAGTGCATCCTAAGTGGTCTTGGTCGCTGTCACTAGAGACATCTGTAAAGGAACAAGGTAGATGGGAAGCACACGGTAGCTCCTTTATGAGGAAGTTGTTGACACATGGTTGGAAAAGTGAGGGGCGTTCACTGGCTAGTGTGCTTGTAAACATATTATGAACTGACTCTGGCTTGTGCACACTCCCAAGGCAGACTTCTCCTATTAAGACCCATCCTAGATCCAGCCTTTGAGCATAAGGAGCGTTGCCAGGACCATTTATGTGCTGTCTCACTTTATGGACTCGTAGAATGTCTCTCCCGAGTAGCAATATTATCTTAGCCTGTGGGTCAAGTTCTGGGATCAGGTGGGCTATATGCTTTAGGTGTGCATGATGCATTGCGACATCTGGAGTAGGAATTTCAAATCTGTGATCAGGGATTTGATTGCACTCTATTAGAGTTGGTAAGGGCAAGCTGATCTCGCCGTTCATCGCTTCAACTTGGAAACCGGATGCTCTTCTCCCCGCCGTCTCCACAAATCCTGCACAAGTCCTTAGTGAGTATGGGAAGCTGGGGCTTTTAATGTTGAATATGTCAAAATAGGTTGAGGTGGctagagacctattgctctggtCATCTAGAATGGCATACATTTTGACTGCTTTGTCTCTTTGTCCTGTTGGATAGACTCGGACTAGACATATTTTGGAACAGGATCTTCCACTTATGGATCCTTTGCAGATCTCAGTGCACTGTGGAGTGACCTCCAGGGTAGCGACAGCAGTGTTACCCTCCTCTCCACCATGCTGAACAGTATTGTAAGCGTGTTGTAAAGTCCATGGAGCTGGTCCAGGATGTAATGCTGTACTATGGTCTGTGCTATCACATTCTTTACACTTTTCACTAACCTTGCAGTCTTTGGCTAAATGAGTGGTTGAAGAACAGCATGTTGTAGCAGATGTTATTTTCTCTAAGGAAGGCTTTACGCTCCTCGATGGGTTTTTCTCTAAAGCCcctacatgtcaggagagaatgtgGTTTTCGGTGTATAGGACACTGCTTACCAGGGTTTCTAACTTTGTTTGTAGCATGGTAGGAACCAGCAGACCTGTGGAGAGAGTCTGAAGGGAACAGTTCAGTCTTGTGAACCGCCACTGAAGCTCTACGTGAAGGAAGACCTGAAACAGAAGTACATGCCAGTGTAAAATCAAAACTAGGATCATTTCTTATCTTAGCCTGGTCACGTATGAAGTCTACAAACACAGAACAATGAGGAAATGAAACATTGTGTTTTTTCTTATAGTTAGAACCACATTTGACCCACTCATTTTGTAAGCCGGGGGTTAACACCCCTGGCAGTGTCAAAGAATGTGAGTCCCGACAGATCACCTTCAGATTTGGCTACTTGTAGTTCCATTAATAAGTCACTAAGTTCCCTAAGTTTCTGGAAGCCTTTAGGAGCTATTCTAGGGAAATCTTCTATCCTTTTAAAGAAAGAGTTTTCTATTGCCTCTGCTGAACCATAACATTCGTCAAGTCTGTCCCAAACCATTTTTAGTCCGATATCTGGGTTTCTTATATTAATGGACTTGATTCTTTTTACATGCTCAGCAGATGCAGTCCCTAGCCACTTAGCTAAGAGGTCTATCTCTTCGCTGTGGGATAGTCCAACGTCTTTGATTGTGTTCTTAAAGGAAGAACGCCAGGCCCTATAACTCTCAGGGTGATCATCAAACTTCCCAAGTCCCTTGGCAACCAGCTCACGCCTTGTGAGGAACTTAACAATGTCCATGCTGGTTTGATCAGGAGGAGAGTAAGCTGGCAGTGTGTTGCGATAGTGAGAAAATGGTGTATAATCATACCTGTCAGTAGTCTCTCTTTTAGGTTGGACTGTATCATACCTTCTAGGCACGAAAAAGGATGTTTCTGGAACATTATGCGCAGGCTGGAACTCCTGATGAGAAGGCGAGGTGGTCCCTACTTAGTTCATTTCCTGGATTGTCCTCTGGCCTGCGGGTTAGAGACTTATCCTGGACTTCCGGGGTTGCTGTGAGGCGAGTTCGATGAAATCCAGTCGATGAGGTCTTGTTGAAGATCTTCTGTCGGCTGGAGAGTGTCGATCATTCTGGAATGTCGATGGACATACTCTGAAGTGCGCTGCAGGGAATCTTGATGGATGAGATCTAGGTTGGCTGGACCGCTGCATCTTTCGTCGTCTGGGTAAAAGAGTGCTTCCAGGGCCTCTGCTTTGGCAATGGCTGCGGCAGCTTCCTTCTGCGCTGAGAGCTTCTCCAGTGCCTGCTTGCTGACTTGCCTTCTCAGCTTCAAATGTCGCTTGACGTagctttagttgcatctcttgcTCTGCAAAGGCAGCGCGTGCTTTTGCTGCCTCCAGCTTCTGCACGTGCAATGGCGGTGGCATTGCTGACTGCTGAGGATCTTGCAGAGCGACTGGCCTTAGACCTTGTCTTGTAAGAAGTTTGGCTTTGTGACATGATGCTGCTGTTCAGGATCTTGACTGTGAAGAGACTGCTGTGTTCTCATATGCAGGTAGCTGCGTGGTGGGATAGCGGCCTCTGAAGTCTGTATGTTATTTTCCACTCGCCAGGTCGCAGCCGTTTCACTGGCTAGGTCGCAGCCGTTTCACTGGCTAGGTCGCAGCCGTTTCACTGTCCTGTCCTCGTTACCACGTGTACCCCTGGGGTGTGTATGGACTTGGCAGGCAGATAAACACCCTCCTACTACTCAGTAAATTGAGACCAGGTAATGATCTGTAGCTttaatgagccgaagtaagttggtGTGAAACTGTGAACCAGTAACATAAAGAATGCAATAAGTAcatgaactgcaaatatacatATCATAGAATAGCATACAACATGTCTGATACATATCATAGAAGAGCATACAACATGTCTGCAAGGGGTAGCTGACTAGGCCCTTACTTTACATCTGAACTGCTAACTAGCTGCCTACACAGAAATACACATAATGCATGTCTATAGCTAGTAGTAATCACATAGGTATGAAAGAACAGCAAGAAATAATGCCTTACCGGCTATGCAGCCTATAGTAGAAGTTTAGATAATCTTGTACAGCAGAGCATGTGAAGGAAACATGGCaacttctagaaactacaccccttcttGCAGATAAGTGAGGTCACAAAGGGGAGGAGTAACAAAAGAGGCTGAACATACACAGAGAACAATATGGAAGTGGTCAGAAGATGGCGCTAATTGACCATGTTTTAATACAGGACAAACCCTATATGAATTAATTAGCACACATTTATGAGAAGCTGTATGGAGACATGACATATGCACACGTGGTACGCCACGATTACATACTCCGCCACCTGATATATTCAGTATACGTCCGCAATACAAGGATAAGGAGATAAGAAAATTACCGTACACGATTACGATTATATTTATGGATCGCCACTCTCACTATTCATAAAGAGATGACATCCAACCATGAGTAATACAAATATTGATGCAATATTTGGATCAAAGTGACAATTGAATACAAGATTCACAATATACTGTTTTAATCTGTGGATACTGTTTTAATCTTTGGATACCTTAAAGATAACAACGGAACCAGTACGCTAACTACAGCCTAAAGGATATAACGTTACGACTGTTTTGAGTTACCATAGTGGAACCACCAAACTTTGTATTTTGTTACTGCCacatacactcgcctaaagaatttttaggaacaccatactaatacggtgttggacccccttttgccttcagaactgccttaattctacttggcattgattcaacaaggtgctgatagcattctttagaaatgttggcccatattgataggatagcatcttgcagttgatggagatttgagggatgcacatccagggcatgaagctcccgttccaccacatcccaaagatgctctattgggttgagatctggtgactgtgggggccattttagtacaatgAACTCATTgtaatgttcaagaaaccaatttgaaattatttgaactttgtgacatggtgcattatcctgtatcctgctggaagtaaccatcagaggatgggtacatggtggtcatgaagggatggacatggtcagaaacaatgctcaggtagcccgtggcatttaaacaatggccaattggcactagggggcctaaagtgtgcccagaaaacatcccccacaccattacaccaccaccaccagcctgcacagtggtaacaaggcatgatggatacatgttctcattctgtttacgccaaattcggactctaccatttgaatgtctcaacagaaattgagactcctcagaccaggcaacatttttccagttttcaacagtccgattttggtgagcttgtgcaaattgtagcctgtttttcctatttgtagtggagatgagtggtacccggtggagtcttctgctgttgtagcccatccgcctcaaggttgtgcgtgttgtggcttcacaaatgctttgctgcatacctcggttgtaatgagtggttatttcagtcaacattgctcttctatcagcttgaatcagtcggcccattctcctctgacctctagcatcaacaaagcattttcgcccacaggactgccgcatagtggatgttttttccttttcacaccattctttgtaaaccctagaaatggttgtgcgtgaaaatcccagtaactgagcagattgtgaaatactcagaccggcccatctggcaccaacaaccatgtcacgctcaaaattgcttaaatcacctttctttcccattctgacattcagtttggagttcaggagattgtcttgaccaagaccacaaccctacatgcattgaagcaactgccatgtgattggttgactagataatcgcaataatgagaaatagaacaggtgttcctaataattctttaggtgagtgtatttcagCAATATACGCTGTTGTGCACTCACCATATCTATGCAATAAGCTCAGTTCTGCTACCATATCTATGCAGTATGCTTGGTTCTCTTACTGTAAATCTGAAGTAATCTTGGTTCTGATTTTGTATCTAAATTGTAATTAGTCTTTAATAATCTTGGCTTTGTGAGCATATCTATACAGTGTTAGAAGGTTGGGTGTATGTGTGGGGGGGACACACTAATCACACAGCCCAGGGACCATGGTAGTCttaaccagtgatggtcagttcgcatgcgggctgccatctttagtaaggtagactcacccgtccggcgatgcacaggtaagcccttacctgtccttgtgccacgagccggtctgaaatcaaatgcggtcaccaggatcaggcagttctgagaaaagcccgatgaaggcccccggcggctgttctcggaactgcctgctcctcatgaccgcatttgatttaaGACTGAATCGCGGCACAGGCGCTGGAAGCTCCCTAATGTGTTCCCCTATTGTGAAGGCCATTGTATTGATTACTATTTATTCTGTATGTGAATTGTCTGTTTTACCTTACATATATGCATTATTTTAATCACATGTAATAAATATTTGTATCACTTAGCCTAGTTAAACCTTTTTATTCTTAAATCTTCTTATTCATGTTAAACCAACACAAGAGTTTTATCTGTCATAGTACTTTCTATGGAGAAGTCTATTATGATAGAGGTATCAGCTATAGCTCACCATACCACTAGATCTATCATTCTAAATTAATCTCCCTCCAGTGTAATTAAAGGATGGTGTTTAAAGAAATCCAatatgttcatgttaatgcaccCTGGTTATTCAAAGGTGTGAATCTGTGACTAAGTCGATATAAGTATAAATATTCTTCATTCATTCCTATCAGACGTCAGTTTAATGAAACCCACTCCCTGCAAGAGTCTGCCTGTTTCTCTGCATGCAAATGATTCTTCAACATGCTCTCCTGAAATTCCGCATGTCAACAGCAACAGTGATGCTGGCTAATGACTTTTCCacatcaggatctgctcaaatTGTGCTGTCTGTCTGTAGTATATCCGCCATGCCTATCTCTGCTATGCCAGCCCTGCTTGAAACATTTACTTTAATTAATTAGCATATTTATAAGCAGAGCAGTCTGGGAAGAGCAGATAGCAATATATACCAACGCTGCAGAGTACTATTAATATATAACCAGGCCGGATTCATTTCTTCTGCAGTAATGAGTTCCCTTTTGATTTTCTGCCTCTGCTGTAATATCCATACAGTCTGAATTAATGATAAAGAATGGAATGGATATATGCGGTATAGATATACTGTGGATTTAACATGCAAGCTAACTATCCATCATCCACTTATTAATCTAGCAATtgatctaatatttatctatcaAACTGTCTAATATgtctatcaatcaatcaatcaatcaatccatCCATCATCAAACTATCTATCTCTTATTGCCCTATGTGTGGCTGCAATATTTCAGCTTAACATTAGAGCTTGAGAAATTAGCTGAAATTTAGTAACCACGTGTGTCTGGGAGAGTGCTGCCAGTTTTTGCATTTTCcattgatctatctatctatcatctacggGATCTATCTATGAGATCTATTTCTCTATGAGATCTATTTATGAGATCTATCTacgagatctatctatctatctcttatttcTCTATGTGTGGCTGCAATG
The sequence above is a segment of the Bufo gargarizans isolate SCDJY-AF-19 chromosome 6, ASM1485885v1, whole genome shotgun sequence genome. Coding sequences within it:
- the LOC122940262 gene encoding uncharacterized protein LOC122940262; translation: METSTVPSTDVQDHTLCVFSDASVKAISAVAYLRTMDTNGQYHVGFIMGKAKLAPQPEHTIPRLELCAAVLAVEMAELITSEIDIDLKKVEFYTDSKVVLGYIYNESRRFYVYVNNRVLRIRKSTCPEQWHYVPTDNNPADHATRAVAASRLKNTTWLTGPAFLRNPGSAVHQNNICELVDEDSDIEIRPKVSALHTVTSFDSLGSHRFKRFSTWKSLVRAITCLAHIARAFKETNCNDVRQCKGWHHCQEVYTVTEFQQSKKIIIHTIQHEVFAKEIDCITNHKSIPKSSSLKKLDPFLDEDGLLRVGGRLKQASLELKERNPLIIPGNHHVTTLIVQYYHNQVKHQGRLFTEGALHTAGLWIVGAKRRVSSIIFKCVMCLKLRGMLQTQKMANLPVDRLSMDPPFTNVGLDVFGPWSVTTRQTRGGQANSKRWAVLFTCMTIRAVHIEVIE